GGCCAGCGGCTCCTTGAGGCTGCGTGCAGGctggaaggaggagcaggaggagtggCTGGGTGGTGGCAGCCCCGTGGGATGCCACGACTGGGACTGGGAACTCTGgttccctgccccagggcagcttCAGCGGGTGCAGATGCAGCCGCAGAGCGGGACTGCCTGTCACCGGACCCTCCTCGGGTCTGGGCACGGTGCCGGTGCCCACCGCCGTGACGCCTGTCCCCACAGGCACCCAGGGCTGGGTGCTACAGAGCGCTGTGGGTGCGGTGCTGTGTCGGGTGCTGCGAGGTCGTCCTGGCCCTGGGCGAGCTGCCCGAGGCTGCTGGCCGCGCCGGAGGGATGCGTCCAGCGCCGGGGCTGCTGTTGTGTTTCGGGGTTGCCTGGCGATGGGTGTGCGCCTTCCCGGCCGGGTATAAATAGCCAGAGCAGCTGACACGGGCGGCTGCAGGCGATGGTGACgcaggcagctcccaccagcgctgggggctcagcctggggagAGGCACCCAGGGGCTCTCAGCACTGCCCGGGTGGGAGCAGCATCTCCCTGGGGTGGTGCCGGGCCTGGCGCCTTGTCCCCCCTGCTGCTCCCATGGCTCTGTTTTATCCCCTCTTGGCAGCGTGTGCTGCTCCTGGCCTGACCAGGTGCCCTGGTGGAGGGGGACTGAGGGGCTCTGTCTCTGCGGGTGCTTCCCGTGCGTTCATGGGGTGTTCGGTGCCAGCGATGTGCGCTGGAGGGCAGCCAGTGGCATCCCCATGCCCAGCTGAGCCGGCAGCGTGGCTGGCGACTGACATTCTTGGGTGCCATGAGCCAAGCCTGGCCTGGCTCCTATGGCATGCTCGGTGACTTCGGCACAGCTCCCTCAGGGTGAGGGCACACTGCGGTGTGCACGCCAGGACACGGGCACGGGGAGGGTGCACGCCGGCGCTGGACAGGAGGAGGGGGCCAGGATGGAAGGGGCTACTGTTGGCAGGACTACACCCTGGTGCTGTGGATGCTGCTCACTGTGGGTGCACCGCAGCTGAGGTGTCTGCAGGGCATGGGGACAGTGTTGTCATCATGCTGCAGTGCTGTCCCGTGGGTGCCCGGCTGCCTGCCCATGCCTGCACCCACACAACCCTTTGTCCTGCCTCAGCTGGCCAcgcagggcagcagggagcctTCCACATGGCGGCCGAGCTTTGGGCACTCCCGGGGCCACACACTTGCCCCGGCCTTGGCACAACCGcctggctgctccctcccagcacagggctgggggccagggctgGTGCCCGGGGGCTCGGGGGTGTGCTAAgtgcccctctccttccccagaccGGAGCTTGCAGCTGAGCCCCTGGGAGAGCAGCATCGTGGACCGGCTGATGACGCCCACCCTGTCCTTCCTCGCGCGCAGCCGGAGCGCTGTGACGCTGGCTGGGAATGGCAAGGAGCAGGGTGAGCACCCGGGGGGAGCATGGGGCCACACGGGTCCTGGCACAGCCAGGGGACTGGGACGAGGGAGCCTGAAGCCATCGGAGAGCTGGTGCCAGTGTTGTGCCAGCTCTGTCCTGAGGTGTGGTCCCTTCTACCCCCAGTGCCCGTGTGCCCCCGCTCGGCCTCCGccagccccctcagcccctgCCACAACCACCGCCTGCAGCACCGCTGCTGGGACAGGCGGAAGGGGACCACCAGCAGCCCCGATGTGACACCACGCCGCAGGACCGAGTCCTCGCCTGTGAGTGCCACCTCCCATGGGGACCCCTTGATGCCAGCATGGCTGTGGGACACAGCATGGCTCCCGGCCCAGCCGAGCACCCGGTGCTGACACTGACgctgtctctgtctctccctggATGGagcagaagaagaaggagaagaaggagaaggagcgGGAGAATGCCAAGGAGCGCAGCGCCCTGTCCCGCGAGCGCAGCCTCAAGAAGCGGCAGTCACTGccggcagcacagccccggctcctgcccgcaGCAGACAGCAGGTAGGGACCCGCCGCCAGGGAGGgttgccagccccctgccccaccgccaCAGGGGCTGCCTCAGCACCGCTAATGCCATCTCTCGCTCCATTTGCAGCCCCGGCCCCAAGAACCGTCCCTCATCCCCCGCCACCCCCAAAGCCCGTCCGGCATCCCCCAGCCCGGCCCTCGGCTCCCCCCACAAGCCGCCCCTGCCCCGCAGCGCCCACTCCTCTCCCAAGGTGCGGGCCAGGGCCCgggaggagcggggggagcaGGACGGCCAGGCAAAGGCGCgtgagagaaaggaggaggagcggggaccggcccccccatccctccccgagccccccaaGGTGCCCACAGAGCCAACGGCAGGTGCGTATGGGGTGGCTGGGGGGTTGGCGGGGCTGGGGGTAGCGGGAACAGCACTGACACTGtgtgcaccccacagcccccccagctcctgtgGCCCCTGCGGCCCCTGGCCCTGCGCCAGCCACCCCCCCAGGCAGACCCCCAGCTGGCACCACGGACCGGGAGGAGGCTGCCCGGCTGCTGGCGGAGAAGCGGCGTCAGGCCCGCGAGCAGCGGGAGCGTGAGGAGCGGGAGCgccgggagcaggaggagcgggagaggtgggtgctgccccccccccccggcccccggccccgaccccccACCTTGCTGAGGGCCCCCTCCCCACAGGCGTCTGCAGGAGGAGCGGGCGCAGCAGGCGGCGGAGGAGCAGAGCCGCAGGGAGGCCATGGCGCGTCGGCAGGAGGAGGAACGGCGGCTGCAGGAGGAACGGGAGGCCCAGGAGAAGGCACGGGCTGAGCGGGAGGAGACAGAGCGGCTGCAGAGACAGGTCTGGCGTGGTGGGGtgtgggggcagggggctgcaggggaggcgGAATGGAGgaagaggtgggatgggggatgaaggcagggatggaggggaaaggcagggatggaggggaaaggcagggatgCTCTCCTGTGGTCCCCACCTCAGCGGGATGCAGGGACGAGGACCAGTCCAGCCCCTCAATGCCCAGGGTGGCTggaggggatgtggggcagggctgtgctgagccacccgggcagcctgtccctgctgtccTTCATCCGTCCCTGCTGTCCCGCTGTGCCGCAGAGGGAAGAGGCCGAGGCCAGGGCGCGTGAAGAGGCTGAGAGGCAGCGCCTGGAGCGGGAAAAGCATTTCCAGCGtgaggagcaggagcggctggagaggaagaaggtgagggctgggggcacccctgggtgcatGGCACGGTGCGAGGGGTCCCTGCAAGGGATTCTGCCCAGGAGCCAGGGCAGGTCCCCCTGGCGAGGGCTGTGCACgagcccctctctgccccacagcgcctGGAGGAGATCATGAAGAGGACGCGCAAGTCGGACACGGCAGATGCCAAGGTGGGTGtctgtcccctgtgccccctgcctggggacatgggggactcTGCAGAGCCCTCCCACCCCTGGCCAGAGCCACCGCTGCCCCTcacagctctcctctccctgcagaagAAGGAGGACAAGAAGGTGGTGAATGGGAAAGCGGCCGAGCAGGAGGATGCCCCAGGTACACCCCTCCTTCCAGCAGCCTATCACACATCTGCGGTGCCCTgggtctgcagagctgccacCCCATCCTGCTCGCCCCCCCCAGCAATGCTCCTGCCTGGGGCCGTGGCTGAGCGGGGGCTCTGCTGTTGTCCCCAGGCCGCGAGAAGCGTGTGGGGCCGATGCCGAAGGAGGAGGAACTCCCTGAGACGGAGACGCCAAGCACGGGGACTCTGGGGGGGCCGAAGGGCCTGGCAGGCGAGGGGATGCAGCCAAGGTGAGCGCGGGAGCGGCCGGGGGGGCCAGGGGGCAGTGGGGCCCTGGCTgaccccagccctcctgccccacagctcccccgcCAAGGAGGTGGCGTCCCCAGCGTCCCTGGTGAATGGCGTGCAGCCCAGCAAGCATGAGAACGGCTTCTCAGGCACGGAGGGGtcgcaggagctgctggagctctccCACCACGGCACCAGCCCTGGCAGCATCATCCCCTTCGGCGACAAGGAGCCCTTCCTCAAGCAGGCTGTGGTCAAGCCCCCCCAGGTGACAGGTGAGAGATGGGGGGGGTGCACGGGGGGCCAGGGTGATGCCATGTCTGCCCCAGTCTCACCGCCGCaccctccctctgcctgcagaggTGCTGTGAGGGCCAGGCCCCGGAAGATGTCCCCGCAGGGCCACCGCACACGTCCCGACTCCGGACGCCCGCGCAGAACCGTAGCTGTTGTCAGAAGAAAAACCTCgctgctcccccctgcccgccgcgCACGCCCGGCCCTGCCGCAGAGGGCCCGGGCGCTGTGGGACCCTGGCGaggcagctgccgacctcctgCCCACTGCGGGGACACCTGGTTTCTctctttgttcttgtttttatttcgttttgttttttgtttttttttaaatatgcaccTTATCAGACTGACACCCCCACCCTAGCAGCCTGCCAGAGCCGCCCCAGACGTGTGGTGTAATAATGTAGTTATTTAACTTGCTGGGTACAATGTATGTGAATACTGTAAATAGAGCCTGGCCAGACATCGGGGA
Above is a window of Chroicocephalus ridibundus chromosome 19, bChrRid1.1, whole genome shotgun sequence DNA encoding:
- the MAP7D1 gene encoding MAP7 domain-containing protein 1 isoform X1; translation: MRGRGRGGERRASSPAGPGGAGRRGSARLGTARLGQPSAPPRHAMERSRAGREPQPQPQPQPAQGKPPSPMGDSIVPPTSPLPSPGDALQGEHTPLQRDRPVPPAGIPSGQPISPVPPAGTPSEKTVSPVPAAVTPPRQPVCPPAVTATPESSTPQRDRPVPAATMPSGQPVSPVPATVAPSAESVPPWCDRSPPGPPRPPATEHSKEEASPHAAGQPVPTAAAPCPAETLPRGSEPPALAAGEGPPRSSAKSPPGGTAGPPSKDVLPRSDRPAPAAASPAPAASPRPKQDAQKAQARHKQAKERREERAKYLAAKRVLWLEKEEKARLLREKQLEERRKRLEEQRLKAEKRRAVLEERQRQKLEKNKERYEAAIQRSAKKTWAEIRQQRWSWAGALHHGSPAHKDGASRCSVSAVNLPKHVDSIINKRLSKSSATLWNSPSRNRSLQLSPWESSIVDRLMTPTLSFLARSRSAVTLAGNGKEQVPVCPRSASASPLSPCHNHRLQHRCWDRRKGTTSSPDVTPRRRTESSPKKKEKKEKERENAKERSALSRERSLKKRQSLPAAQPRLLPAADSSPGPKNRPSSPATPKARPASPSPALGSPHKPPLPRSAHSSPKVRARAREERGEQDGQAKARERKEEERGPAPPSLPEPPKVPTEPTAAPPAPVAPAAPGPAPATPPGRPPAGTTDREEAARLLAEKRRQAREQREREERERREQEERERRLQEERAQQAAEEQSRREAMARRQEEERRLQEEREAQEKARAEREETERLQRQREEAEARAREEAERQRLEREKHFQREEQERLERKKRLEEIMKRTRKSDTADAKKKEDKKVVNGKAAEQEDAPGREKRVGPMPKEEELPETETPSTGTLGGPKGLAGEGMQPSSPAKEVASPASLVNGVQPSKHENGFSGTEGSQELLELSHHGTSPGSIIPFGDKEPFLKQAVVKPPQVTEVL
- the MAP7D1 gene encoding MAP7 domain-containing protein 1 isoform X2, producing MRGRGRGGERRASSPAGPGGAGRRGSARLGTARLGQPSAPPRHAMERSRAGREPQPQPQPQPAQGKPPSPMGDSIVPPTSPLPSPGDALQGEHTPLQRDRPVPPAGIPSGQPISPVPPAGTPSEKTVSPVPAAVTPPRQPVCPPAVTATPESSTPQRDRPVPAATMPSGQPVSPVPATVAPSAESVPPWCDRSPPGPPRPPATEHSKEEASPHAAGQPVPTAAAPCPAETLPRGSEPPALAAGEGPPRSSAKSPPGGTAGPPSKDVLPRSDRPAPAAASPAPAASPRPKQDAQKAQARHKQAKERREERAKYLAAKRVLWLEKEEKARLLREKQLEERRKRLEEQRLKAEKRRAVLEERQRQKLEKNKERYEAAIQRSAKKTWAEIRQQRWSWAGALHHGSPAHKDDRSLQLSPWESSIVDRLMTPTLSFLARSRSAVTLAGNGKEQVPVCPRSASASPLSPCHNHRLQHRCWDRRKGTTSSPDVTPRRRTESSPKKKEKKEKERENAKERSALSRERSLKKRQSLPAAQPRLLPAADSSPGPKNRPSSPATPKARPASPSPALGSPHKPPLPRSAHSSPKVRARAREERGEQDGQAKARERKEEERGPAPPSLPEPPKVPTEPTAAPPAPVAPAAPGPAPATPPGRPPAGTTDREEAARLLAEKRRQAREQREREERERREQEERERRLQEERAQQAAEEQSRREAMARRQEEERRLQEEREAQEKARAEREETERLQRQREEAEARAREEAERQRLEREKHFQREEQERLERKKRLEEIMKRTRKSDTADAKKKEDKKVVNGKAAEQEDAPGREKRVGPMPKEEELPETETPSTGTLGGPKGLAGEGMQPSSPAKEVASPASLVNGVQPSKHENGFSGTEGSQELLELSHHGTSPGSIIPFGDKEPFLKQAVVKPPQVTEVL